The DNA segment AGGTCTCACATCAATGTCTCTGTTTGTTTCCAGATATGGTACGGCTTTATCGAGGTTGTGAACTGTACAGATTAAGTTTGACTAAAAATATACTTTCGTATAAAATCACAAATTCAACATGAATAAGCGCATTAGTTTCCTCAGATATTTTAAATTCACATCCTCAGTAGAGCTATGAACTTGACAAAATATCACATTATTAAAAGTAACGGGAAATGTGTTTCGAATACAGAACATGACACAATGGCCAAACCAAAATATTCTTTTCTCTCTAATTCTGTGTTTTGGTGCTACAACTGTACAAGCAGTTCCATAGCTCTAAACGTGTCCTACCACTCCAGCCAACTAAAATGAattaggaggaaaaaaaaaattgtggacAGCTAAAATTTACTTAgggaaacaaacaagaaaacccACTTATTccaacatatttatttatttcttctttttcttcttccttggAGGTCCTTGATCTGAATCGCTGCTGCTTTCTGAGTCTGAGCTGtctgaggatgaagaggaggaagaagaggaagtggAGGAAGAGCTGTCATCGTCGCTGTCACTGCTGCTGTCGCTGTCATCTgaagaggagctggaggagtCGCTGCTGTCTGACGATGAGTCACTTGAGGAGCCATCTGAATCACTGCTGCTGTCGCTACCATCTTTAGCCCTGAGAGCAAGTGGCAGAACACAAAGGAGAAACTTGAATGAAGAACAGTGTGAATTGCTATAAAAAAGAAGGTCTCAAACTGTACCAGTtagtcaaattccttgtgttACTTACTTGCTAATAAATCCTATTCTGATTCTGTTATTGATACTGCCTGTTGTAGTTTCACCACGCAAAGAGAGGataacaatgcttttttttcttgaaagtAAATTAAATGTCTATGATGTTACAAGTGCCAGTCTGCAAGGtatttgtttagttgtttttcttctttgaagAAAGTGTAAtcacaccaaacaaaaaaattaatcttATTAGTCTTGTCCAACAGGGCTTCATCAGTGAGTTGGGGAGTGATTAACAATCATTGATGTAATGTTTGACTCATCACTTTCCACAATCACCAGCCTCTGATACCGCTTGACTCAGAGCATATGCCCCTCCCACCAACAGACCAAGCATGGCCAGGCACACTGAAACAAATAAAGCGACATATAACACAACATCCAAATTCATGCTGGAGCCAAACTGTCTACAAAGTCCACAATGCAATACAGATCTTCAACCCCCGAGGGGGGTCTTCAGAGAAATATAGCGGTCCTGGGCCTATAACATGTTAAAGACCTGCGCTGTAACATTTTTATAGTCGACAGCCAAAAGTCAATTTTCAACCTGTTATGATGTAAGTCAGTGTTCTGGGGGAGGTGGCGGCACATGTCCAGGGGACACATGTGGAGTTAAATTAAAGTTGAACAGGCCCTTTGTCATAGCAGAAATCGTGCAATGGCAAACACAGGTGTAACTAATATCATTATTAATTGCTGCATAGCACTGCAATAACTGCGGGGAACTAAGCCATCGTTAAGGTTATTAGTTCCACCTGGGCTTTCCCTGCTacgacaagtcaaaatgtctgctgtgaaaacgGCCTGCAAAACTGATTCATTTGGgaaggataaataaataaatggtgcCCAGAGGCTGGCAAAGATATCAAGGAGGTTGTGAAGGGGTTTAAAAGTACAGGCTTTTTTTGGAAGACATTCTGACAtgtcaaaaggaaaaaaagcaaaggtgtaaaaaataaaatgaatgaaggcTGAATTTCACTGAGCTGTTTCAGTTTCAGGGGCCTGGTATCACGCTTGCTGGCTCTTGGGACACAATAAAtcagtaaaacaacaaaaaactgaggATAACAAAGCAAGTTTTACGTACTACTACTATTTATCGTATTATAAAATTGATTAAGATCAGCACACCAGACCTTTTTAAGACATGTACAAACACATTGTGATTTTTAGAGGCAGACATTGAAAGTACTGAATAAGAAACTATCACTATTGTAATATGATTCAATAGTAGAATTGTTTTACTGCTGGTctatagtctcgcattgccagacctacctccacaacggaggagggtctggcgagcccacacagcattctggaaaCGCAAACCAATCACGATTGTCACGGGCGGTGCCGAGAGCTGCAAGGAGCAACgctgccgctgctaaatagcctggggaaggaatttgttttggtggaacacgtgtatgttcaaaagttgttttaattgtgcaacagaaaactctgattggacagattgtctagctagcggtttggatttaccccgcagagatATGACAACCATGGTCCTCAAAAATTGACCGGAATTTAAAATcccaacacaaaggaaacacaAGGCAACAGATTtccggcctaaatgagggaAATCCTACGGAATTACCatcggcaacggagcaatcccagaagtggaacgtcatggacaTAGACTAGCTGGTCTATAACTTAAGcagttttaaagttattaccTCGGAACTTGAAGCTGGAAATGAAGTCACACCATAGTTGAATGCGTTCCATTTACAAGTttgattttcattgtttttattagctctagccaggttagccattgttagcaatgtCAGTCTATAACAACACATTACGCCTTTTTTTGCATACAAACAACGTAACATGTCCACAGACAGGACAGCGCTGTGCATAcaactgatttagtgagacacaaataacacagaAGTGCTTATGTTGCTACTGCTATCACAACGGAGCCaccatgttggatttttagTTCGGGGTACTCAGTGGTGGCCTAAGTTAGGAAACCTGAGGTAACGGGGCGtgtttgactttgactttggtaAGTCAAAGTTCTCTGTGAAAATGGATCACACTATTAaattgctcatattatgctttttggatATTTCCCTTTCCTTCATTGTGTTATATCTTTTCTgagcatgttataggtttacaaactgaaaaaaaacacaccaaagggacttaccatcacCAACAGCAAACACTGTTAAACAACTGCTCCAAAccgctctattgtagtccagcctttactttcGTGACAAACGCGCCTCATTTTGCGTCACTTtataacacacgttataatgctccccctcatactctgcttctgactggacAGTAGTCCTTATCttggtactgcacatgtgcgactcccaacaaagatggaacagaagtgagatgtctcactctgtagttaaaacagagagctcaacaagCAGGATGAAAAGAGGTGCTGCCGCAATGTGAAGTATGAAAacaaaaccatgtaaacctattctggtacaacctctagcATAACAGGAGCACTTTAAAGAAGTGGCTCATAGTCATCAATAGCATCCACTAGAGGGAGCTGTTACACTTCTGTTGACTATGTTCAGATGGACCTCTACAGTTTGGGCCTTGAATCAAGAGATGAACAGCAATGCTGCGAAGGTCATGCCATCACCTGTCCATAAACACCACTTGATCGCAGTGTCATCCGGACATCCTTTCCTAGGCAGATTCTCACAACAATTCAAACATGAATTTACTCTCACATGGACAATGTAAAAATGGTTCAGACTtatagaattcttttttttatacaaccTAAGAATGCACCACCAAACATGTAACAGTAGTGTAGAAGTATACTTTGgccaaaagggaagaaaaaaaaactgttattgtctattatttacatatgtttaagTATATTTTATACAAATTGTGCACCTCTAGTAATTATTtcacatcaaaatatatattgttGGTAGCCAAAACATGTAACACTGTCACAACATGGTTCAATCAACATCATACttacttctttttaattttcttctcACTGGAGCCTTCTGTTCCTGGTCTGTAAAGAGAATGAAAGGAAGAGCCTTAGTGAAAAATGTCTCTGAATCCAtgcattttccatttccttccgctttctttgtgttggaattttaaatttggtggatttacGAGGACTATTGTTGTATGCTCATCAGATCTCTGcctggtaaattgagacagctagtgtacagactatctgtccaatcagagttttcatTTGCTCGTTTATTTTGCTGCCGCTCTGTGCtgagtttagcaccgcccatgacgattctgattggatTGAAGGAATGCCGtcaaaccagagcacattttcctcccatccccgaatgctgtgtggactagtcggACCCTAATTCAGCGCGCTATGtaagagggtctggcaaagcgagacaaGTTTTCTNNNNNNNNNNGTTTAACAGTATAGTAGAATGATACTGACGTTCCAAAGGTCATTTTCACTACAATGTTTCAATACATTGTATCGGATCTTTTGTCAAATGAGTAGTACCACGTGACTGACGTTGGGACGCTTCAGACCTCACATGTAGTTATTGCTACACTTTAGTAAGACAAGAAGAGAATTCATAAATATAGTAATGTACAATAGAAATACATAGTATGATAGAATATCCACCTGACACCaatttacaatgctataaaatgaatAAGCTCATTTAATGATTATCATTCTCAAGCCACCAGGTGTTACTGTGTTGGGAGCCCCAAAGCTTTAAATTTGTTCTAGTACAACTACAGAAAGCTTCATTCAGACCAACCGCCACAAAGCATAGCTCAGATGGTGCCCTTTttcattgactgccattcattttggcgtcactttgacagcataTACCTTTACttctgaagcgtttaaaaactttaattgtccattgtttatttctaaagaaacacaacaatgtttaAAAGCCTCCATTACTTTGTATCTTACGTTGTGGTTTCATAGCaggcatttttgtaaaaataggatcatgattgtgtcataaccaagcgacttgctgtcgcatagtcAACAAaccaccgtattgtcaggagaagcttgcagacagtttggacttccattagctttttaggtttaattactaatgttaactagcattttaatTAGCAATAactagcctgtgcctatgttatcgcCTTACATATACCTAACGCTCTCCGATTCaaaatgattgagatttctcttggtaCAGATATCAGAAGACCTACAACTTCCAGAAAGGTTGCTCAAGTCACATCTACGTTGTCAGGCTCAGCTGGAGGCTGCGCAGAAACGCTCAGCACTCACCGAAAAAGTGCTTCTTATAGatttcactggtctccgtccagagcaacgggatctcttggtccatttctttaactgtctatgatccaGACTCCTTTAACTCACTGTGCAGCTGTGTGTTTCCTACAGTGGCTCTATTGTTATATATGGCTAAATTGTTTAGTGTGGGTCAGAAACTGCTGAGTGTTGTTCCTGCTACATGGTACACAGTGTCTTAAAGCATGACATCTCAGCTTAGTCCAACTGTCCCACTGATGAGTCAAATTCCCTGACTGACTAAGACAACCATGAAATTCAAGCTGGTCGCCCACCTCATTCCAAACCATTCAGCAGAGCAACTGTAAATCCTAAAGTTGTtcaagcaacactagagaaatTTTTGTAACTTTAAATACTGTTTCCAAAATCAcatcagtggttcatcaacttgtaacactgtgaacggcacttctgcatttgctttgcggctctctacTGGTTAcaaccgcactatgcaagatcGGGTAGCgcatctgtagttccaatgagacataatgggacactTCTGCTTCCCAGCTGTAGGTGGGGGGCCTTCTCTGCATATCTAGTGGCCTCTGACCCTATGATCACTGAGCCAAAAAGGCACAATTTGGCCCTTGAAGTAAACAAGTGAAGCTCTCGTCTTCCTCACAAACTGTCATTGAATGCCAGAAACTCACCAAAACTTAAAGTAAACCTCAGTCATTATCCATATATCCTGATGTCAATTATCCAAAGTTGCTGTCAAATGTCATTTTATTCTACATCTTCCACAGCTCTGTTTCACTTAAACACTATTGGGTGCACATGAAACCACAGCATTGCCAGTAAGACAATAAAATATCTCCAGATTCCTTTAACAAGTCTAAAATACTCCAGATTTGTAAAGGAGCCCCACTGGGTCACCCAACagcactttgacaatgactccCGTGTTGTAGTAGTATAAACCAGAATCAGCAACGACCTGCCTTTCTGTCATTAGTAGTGCCGTGATGGAGAAGCCTTACCCGGTGATGCTGAGGGGTTGGTTTTCATTCTCCTTGAGTTTCTTTTTCATCTCAACTGTTCTTGACGGCCTGTGCACATATTTCCGCTTCCCTGTGCATTCGTAGGTCCAGTGTCCCATCTCCAAACACTTCTGGCAACGCACATGTTGTTTGTTTGCCTCTctgcacaaaataaaacagacaaatctGAATGAGGATAGACAATGACAGTCACTACAGCtgtaaagaaaaacatacaTCATGGTTGCAGCTACATATCCTTGTTATCAGTTTAGGGGTTAAAGAAGTACTTTTCGGCAAAGTACAGCTTTGAATCCTTTTGGCAGTGGCAtcagctcagtctgtagggactTAGGTAGAGAACTGGAGGGTCGCCATGCAGACCAAGtgcggagtgtggactggtagcttgagaggtgccagttcacctcctgggcctcccaaggtgcccttgagcaagtcACTGAACCCCCACATGATCGGGGCATCTGTCATGGGCCGCCCCGtcactttgacatctctccatttataGGTCCTGGgaatatgtgtgtatttcaggcctgtgtttaatgtgtgttaTATCTAACAACAGAGTAATTTGCCCTAAGTAGTATGCCTTAAAAGGTAGGATCAGCACGGATCGTGTACAGACAAcatccatgagagagagacatcacggctttcaaacgagcaaagccgcagttggtcaaggccccacccccagcctccaccttgcccccctatCAAAAGCTACTGATTccgaaatggcacgtcctaaggaaagctcattgtgggactggctctagtggctgtaattctgcatcaaGGCTGGATTTTGGGAAAGATACTAGATACTACAGATATAAGATactacagtattaggagacccctaaggtctaagtaaaagcatccaaagagcaccatgtcatgagacctttaaTCTTAGCTGGTAAAACTGTTGGAAGGTCCTATCctaccttcttgctgtgaggccacagtgctaaccattggccACCATGCTGAACATCACACATGTAATTTATGATATAACAAGTCATAACAAATGTTTTAGTCGACACTGTATCTTACACACAATTATTGTTACTTGAGATATGttgtactattttttttttactttctccgGTTATTAAAACATGTTAGGCACGATTTAAATACTAATACATGTTTGAGGACAGAAAACCGTAAATAATCGTTCTGTGTTGTAGAGAAAGACCGCGGCGCATTTGTGCTCTGTTAATCGGTCATGCTGGGTTCGTAATTTACTTCTTACATATAACACCAAGCACGATGAGCTCAatgttatttgtgtttaaaagaCCGCCGTATTCACAAAACGATGAAAACGGTGCAGTTTTATCTAGTTGCGTGAATTATACTTACGCCTGCCGTCTAGCTATTATTCTATGCATGGGAGTCGCCATGTTGCAgtttactttttcttcttcattgatTTCGTACCAGTACCTATTTCCGGCAACCTTAAAAGAGTCGAAGTCCCTCCCCTTCCGGTGGACCGCTTGGAAAATATGTATGGGAATGGAGAGAGACCAATTCTTTTTGATCCTGTTTGAATTTAATTGTTATTGCTTTGATTTCATTACAATGCAAATATGAAAAATCTAaccatattaataatattaataataataatctaatattttttctttcattgaTTTACATTACAAAAATTAAATCTTCCTTAAAAGCAGATATTAAGCATTACTATCTTAATTGAATCTGTGTAAGCAACACTGTGCTCCCACCCACCATTCAATTGCCATCACAACCACGTAGATTTACTTTATGTCAGAGGTGCAGGGACATATCATCGTTTCTCAATTCATTCTTTTCCATGGGTTCTTAAAATGTGATTTAATCCCACCAACAAAGCATGCTATAGGCCaatgttttataataataataaaaaagagtaTTTAAAACGTTGCACATCGTTCACATTTTGCTTAATACACAAAGGTGGAATAAACTCAAATAAACAATTACTTATTGGgggtgacagagagagatgcaCAGCATCCACAATTACAGTAGAAATGactaataataattatagcaaTGGGTATAATAGAATGATATGATGAACAGTAGCAATAATAATAGAACGCATTAACGATAATAGAATATTTCCTAATTCATAATAGTGCAGTGCAGTGTTTCAGTGGGGTGATAGCTTATTCCGGTGCTCCTGTGTTGCTCACATAGTTGCAAactacaacaatgtaaaaaatcaTAGCTAATTGtaataaaaagttacaaaattgtGAAAATGCAATGTCTGGCTGTGGTTTGTTCACTCGTGTTTATACTGTGGTGTGCTTGTATATGACTTCATACTTTCAACACCCTCGTGCAGCacagtctgtttttgttttcccaccTAGTTGATCACAGGCATGATCAAAACAATCAGTCAATGGTTTCTTTATGCAATTTGCATTCATAGTGAATCTTAAACCACGAAATGACCTCTCAATAGTAAGGAATGTAAGGATATTTATCcccaaaaacaaagaacatttCCACATGGTTCTAGAAAGGTCCAGAGCTATCTACTACACAGATCTCGCGATGACTCCCGGCGCGAAGTCAGTTAGACCACCTTGCTGCTGCAGCCTGccaacacagagcagagacacCGGTAATAGTGGTGTGGATTATGACTATAAGTAGCCAGACTTAACAGTGCAACACAACTACTTCACCTGCTTTTTTACATCCGTTTAAAGCTGaacgtttgtttttatttctgtaagtAGAGCTGTAGATAACGAGAAGACAGTCGTATCGCTGAAGATgtcagtggtgggatttgactTGGGCTTTCAAAGCTGCTATGTAGCTGTAGCCCGAGCCGGAGGGATCGAGACTGTCGCTAACGAGTACAGCGACAGATGCACACCGTAAGTACCTAAAACACAGGTATTATTTATTGGACTTCTGATGCAAATGTTGTGCAGCGCATCGTGGAACCATCTAGAAATAATCCTTAACGTTACGTTACAAAGCTCGTTCTCCCACCAACCATGGAACCCCTGTTAGTTAGCCCTCTCGTTAGCTAGCTAAGACTTCCGTTTTGagtttctttaactgtctagcTATGGTTTTGAGTACCATTACTGTATAGTTTGAAAACGTGCTTCTTTTGCCCACAACGAACACGTGCGGGCGGTGTTTTGTCCCTTTCGTAACAATGTTGTTCATGTCTTGAAGGCGAATGCTCCGACCCAACCGGTGTCCCCCGTGTGGCAAACTGTGCGCCTTGCATTATGTTCTTAACGATGACGACAGCAGCCAACCGCTTGTTGGATTCATACAACATATTCTAGAATATTCTAGCAAGTTTTGTTCTAAGTAACGTTACAGTTTATTTTAAcagtatttcattaaaaaaactgtcTATGATTTTAACCATACTAagctatacattttttaatgaatcaaggtgtttggttttatttcacTGAAGTTTAGCTCATTCGGCTGACACGGCAAatcttaatttattatttattgtttaggcgTCGTTTGTAAGGTGTtgtcatgtgtgcatgtgctatATAGCTTTGTTAATGAGTTGAGAATATGACTACTTGTAACAAATTAGTAGGCTGTAAATcctgtatttaaaatgtaatatctCTTGAGGTGTTGTTACCTCATCAGATATTAGGGGTGTACGATTTACAAAATGTCACAATTGTATTCTCTAtcgatttttgattcaaaaacgtttctcgatttaaaaaaaacacgattCACAGAATGTTAATATAGTTAGCGTCACTTTTCGAATGAAtgtatttctgtctgtctgtctgtctgtctctctgtctgtctgtctatgtggaTATTCATATACATATTATTCTTGgggatttgttattttaacattctCTTATGATGTGTATGTTGTGGACCTTGAATTTCCCAttaggatcaataaagtatctatcatGCTATTGCAGtagaattacaatttaaatataatatatatataatatgagtATCAATtcaggcctaatattaaaagtGGGATTTTCATGTTTCCAAGTAGtatttttaaactgatttaaaaaaaaaaagaaagaagtaaaCTTGCTaattacagaaacaaaataGTGAAGAGTGGCTTgcttatttctatttttgtaatattataTCTGTAGTTTTGCCTATTGGTCAAATCaaatatgcatttttaatgCATCAGTCTGGCCTCTGGTATCTTGTGATACTGATATATTTCATCAAAATAATATAATCTATTGATCAAACAGTGATGAGAATTGCCTTTTAGAAGTGTTGCCCTAAAACTAGTGTACATCTTTGTTAAATAATCCTTaagtgttcatttttatttacggtaattcaactttcttttttatgtgtATCTAAATGTTCTTCTGGCCATGTGCTCTGCCCTTCACATCAATCAAATGTggacataaaaaaacaccatatcttAAAACTAAGTTAAGGTGACTCTGGTCTTGCTTCAAGATGTGACCTGGCGTCTCTTGAGCCAATTTCCTCAAGCGTGTTGCATTTACACTTTTTTGCACTTCCACTGCACTCGTGTGTTGTCAGCAACTGTAGCTCTGACATCTGTGTCTAACAGGGATGATGACGACGGGCAGGTTTAGACCACAACCCGCTGGGATATAGGGGTGGGAATTTCTGGTTACCTTTTCTAttccgattcagaggccaacgatttgattctaaaccgattctcgatgcaacaattttttaatATACATTTCCATGTgtcatataaatctgagtttgtaagattttgacacatacagtatttgtcacacacaagttttaatgttttaaacttttttttaaatttgttaattacattttttgtctactgtggtttttattttgtagacaTTTCATGCTTAAACCTTAAACATGTTTGttaaagtcaccttctctcacagtaatcttccatgtcggaggctcagtcatgtttaaaggtgaagaattggcttcttagaacatgaaacatgaagtGGTCAGatataatgtgataaagtaTATGAACAGCCTTTTCTGTTTTGGCAAAttatttgctgtatgtcatattagatcgtgtgtgtgtatataggaaacttattttattctttttggccatttttgtgtttttttctgcactcatGCCTAAATtctaagttgttgttgttttttgttttttaaataatcaattattaacttatcatAATTGAGCATCAAATCTTTCTAGAGGGAATTGTGATGCATCTAAGAAGAATCAATTTTTTTCCACCCCTACTGGGCGACAAGTGGACTGACCCCCCCACTTCACTGTGTTTATACAGTTCTGCCTGAACTGAGAGAGATGGTTATTGTAACAATGTTGTAACAAGCCTACATCTAGCCACAATCCTGGTTTCAATAAAGCTTTATGTGAAAAAAGGTACAGTCTGTCTGAGGTTAAAAGTATACTATTCTATATATGTGGAAGATTTCACTTTTACATTAGCTACTGTTTGTAGGAAATTATCTTAAGAAAGCTCATATTACACATTGGGTTTTACTTTAGTGTTGCTGCAGACATGGGAAATGGTCTGTCCAGTTTTACGTGGGTTGAGCTATGaaatgtcatgtcatgtgtAGGCATAACATCATCTGTCTTGCTTATAGGGTGTATTCAGATTTAGGTGGACAATACAATGAACTTAGACAGGTTGCTCGTAATAGCATGTGCGTTGtagcaaaacatttttgtttgttttccaggtCATTCGTATCATTTGGCCCACGAAATCGATCTATAGGAGCAGCTGCAAAGAGCCAGGTAAGATCAATACAGTTGCCCTGTTAACATCCCTAGAGTTCCTTgtaattaaatgcaaaaaattggaaactggtaactttaatttatttaatcatGTCTTCATCATGTGCAGGTGGTGACCAACTGTCAGAACACGGTGCAGGGCTTCAAGCGATTCCATGGCAGGGCATTTTCAGACCCCTATGTCCAGTCAGCCAAGTCTAACTTGGTTTACGACCTGGCGCAGATGCCCTCTGGATCCATCGGTATTAAAGTAAGAATAAGAATATGGCCTATTCTGTATTAGATATTACATAGGTAACCCTGAAGAAGCCTTCTTTTgttataaaatgtcaaagtaaGGCTTAGGTTAGCACACTCAACAACCGGGTGCTTTATTTATCAGGGATACCGTACACTGAACTTGGTCAATCAAAAAGGAAATTTAACagacagaa comes from the Etheostoma spectabile isolate EspeVRDwgs_2016 chromosome 13, UIUC_Espe_1.0, whole genome shotgun sequence genome and includes:
- the zcchc10 gene encoding zinc finger CCHC domain-containing protein 10, coding for MATPMHRIIARRQAEANKQHVRCQKCLEMGHWTYECTGKRKYVHRPSRTVEMKKKLKENENQPLSITGPGTEGSSEKKIKKKAKDGSDSSSDSDGSSSDSSSDSSDSSSSSSDDSDSSSDSDDDSSSSTSSSSSSSSSDSSDSESSSDSDQGPPRKKKKKK